The following are encoded together in the Pieris napi chromosome 17, ilPieNapi1.2, whole genome shotgun sequence genome:
- the LOC125058089 gene encoding uncharacterized protein LOC125058089, translating to MWWIIHFAIVLQCASSVRIISMRVPEVLQYGTREAVTLDCDYITKNVTGLVVKWFFSDRSQPVYQWIPPQKPQALGILKNKLDLNYKISHNPYTQHRALRIVQPSTELTGNYTCVVSTFLAEDERTRPMTIFVPEKRFDMIMDRLSDGYLNIICSVEGVFPQPELVILAGNRPLNAKSSLNMIDGRYTALTSAVVKIDYLPPTVEILCDMQVPLANYFSRKRDIFYRDPPPTTLDPPGTSNSQFAKDDGHSTQCRLTLIIVMLFMYFSLWYS from the exons ATGTGGTGGATTATTCATTTCGCAATAGTATTGCAAT gtGCATCATCAGTCCGTATAATCAGCATGCGAGTTCCAGAAGTGCTGCAATATGGAACTCGAGAGGCGGTAACACTGGACTGCGATTACATCACAAAAAACGTCACAGGGCTTGTCGTAAAATGGTTTTTCTCTGACCGCTCGCAGCCCGTCTACCAGTGGATACCACCGCAGAAACCTCAAGCTCTTGGTATATTGAAGAATAAG TTGGACTTAAACTACAAGATATCGCACAATCCATACACGCAACACCGAGCTCTAAGGATAGTTCAGCCGAGTACTGAGTTGACTGGGAACTATACATGTGTCGTCTCCACCTTCTTAGCTGAAGATGAAAGGACCCGGCCTATGACAATATTTG TGCCTGAAAAACGATTCGACATGATCATGGACAGACTCAGCGATGGTTATCTGAACATAATATGCTCCGTTGAAGGTGTCTTCCCACAGCCAGAGCTCGTCATTTTAGCGGGAAACAG gCCGTTAAATGCGAAATCATCCTTAAATATGATCGATGGAAGATACACCGCTTTAACAAGTGCAGTGGTCAAAATCGACTACTTGCCACCCACAGTAGAGATACTATGCGACATGCAAGTACCACTCGCTAACTATTTCAGTAGAAAACgggatatattttatagag atCCACCACCCACTACTCTAGACCCACCAGGGACCTCCAACTCCCAGTTTGCAAAAGATGACG GTCACTCAACGCAGTGCAGATTGAccttaattattgtaatgctATTCATGTACTTTAGTTTATGGTACTCTTGA